From the genome of Verrucomicrobiia bacterium, one region includes:
- the tilS gene encoding tRNA lysidine(34) synthetase TilS — MNSLPEQVARLIQQQKLFAAGERILVAVSGGLDSMVLGTVLRELAPRFGWRLRVAHFNHQLRGRASAGDERFVARWAQRYQLPFYSGRGDVAGLAARSGLSLEMAARQLRHEFLARTARRFKCPTIALAHHADDQVELFFLRLLRGAGGEGLGGMQPVAPSPADARVRLVRPLLTVDRAHLEIFGTEQRLKFRVDTSNTSREILRNRVRLDLLPWLRQQFQPALNRIVPRVMELIGDDAEHVGGAAREWLESASARAPWAGLSRALQRRIIQQQLQQLRVAVDFDLVERLRLAPDQAVSIGDRWIKRERTGKFQLLTRVAAAFNPAERVVKLLPRGSVTFGALRIDWKLASRVKVKDKPEATELLDAARVGRQIVLRHWRPGDRFQPLGMKTAVKLQDWFVNQKISQARRHELVLATTPSGVIFWVEGLRLGAVARLTSATTQTLVWSWRR, encoded by the coding sequence GTGAACAGTTTGCCGGAACAGGTTGCCCGCCTCATTCAGCAGCAGAAATTGTTTGCCGCCGGTGAGCGGATTCTGGTGGCCGTATCCGGCGGCTTGGATTCCATGGTGCTGGGGACGGTGCTGCGGGAATTGGCGCCGCGCTTCGGTTGGCGGTTGCGCGTGGCGCACTTCAATCACCAGTTGCGCGGTCGGGCCAGCGCCGGCGACGAGCGGTTTGTCGCCCGTTGGGCGCAGCGTTATCAACTGCCTTTTTATTCCGGGCGCGGCGACGTGGCGGGTTTGGCGGCGCGCTCCGGGCTTTCCCTCGAAATGGCGGCGCGGCAGTTGCGCCACGAATTTCTCGCGCGCACCGCGCGGCGATTCAAGTGTCCGACGATCGCGCTGGCGCACCATGCGGACGACCAGGTGGAACTGTTTTTTTTGCGTTTGTTGCGCGGCGCGGGCGGGGAGGGATTGGGCGGCATGCAACCGGTTGCGCCGTCGCCCGCCGATGCGCGGGTGCGTTTGGTGCGCCCGTTATTGACGGTGGATCGCGCGCATCTGGAGATTTTTGGGACCGAACAACGGCTCAAATTCCGCGTGGACACCAGCAACACGTCGCGGGAAATCCTGCGCAACCGCGTCCGACTGGACCTGTTGCCGTGGCTGCGCCAGCAGTTTCAACCGGCGTTGAACCGGATCGTTCCGCGCGTCATGGAATTGATTGGCGATGATGCCGAACACGTCGGCGGCGCGGCGCGGGAGTGGTTGGAATCGGCGTCAGCCCGCGCGCCTTGGGCGGGTTTGTCGCGCGCGTTGCAGCGACGGATCATTCAACAACAATTGCAGCAGTTGCGGGTGGCCGTGGATTTTGATCTGGTCGAACGCTTGCGTCTGGCGCCGGATCAGGCCGTGTCCATCGGGGACCGGTGGATCAAGCGCGAGCGCACCGGCAAGTTCCAATTGTTGACCCGCGTAGCGGCGGCGTTTAATCCGGCGGAACGCGTGGTAAAACTGTTGCCCCGAGGCTCGGTGACGTTTGGTGCGTTACGGATTGACTGGAAATTAGCCAGCCGCGTGAAGGTTAAGGACAAACCCGAGGCGACGGAATTACTCGATGCCGCGCGGGTGGGACGACAGATTGTCCTGCGGCATTGGCGTCCGGGAGATCGGTTTCAGCCGCTTGGCATGAAAACGGCGGTCAAGCTGCAGGATTGGTTCGTTAATCAGAAGATTTCACAGGCAAGGAGGCACGAATTAGTACTGGCTACGACCCCGTCGGGGGTCATTTTTTGGGTGGAAGGTTTGCGTCTGGGCGCGGTGGCGCGGCTCACGTCGGCGACAACGCAAACGCTCGTCTGGAGTTGGCGGCGTTAA
- the ftsH gene encoding ATP-dependent zinc metalloprotease FtsH, whose translation MSENNKMNGSDKNMRKPGGSRMQPSTIAVWIAIIGGMALLFSMKGKWSEPNRTEISQYDFVQKVNSNLIASAKVNYGQQSSLTEITGTYYETGADGEKLMSGGKPVEVAFHTKVVMTESFADQLRNVKQIEPRESSALLFNIGVNVLFLGLFVFLIWFFFIRPIRMAGKGALSFGKSKARLLAKERNKTTFKDVAGVEEAIDEVSELVEFLKDPKKFQRLGGRIPKGVLMIGPPGTGKTLLAKAIAGEADAAFFSISGSDFVEMFVGVGASRVRDMFEQARKNTPCLVFIDEIDAVGRSRGHGLGGGNDEREQTLNALLVEMDGFDTQEGIIIIAATNRPDVLDPALLRPGRFDRQVTVNLPDVRGREAILKVHAKNVKLLPEVDLSVIARGTPGFSGAELANLLNEAALLAARTNKKGIGMVELEEARDKVRWGRERRSMAMTDEEKKFTAWHEAGHALVNVVLKHTHPLHKVTIIPRGQALGATMYLPKDDVLSRRRKEMLDTIAVTMAGRIAELIVSDDISTGAAGDIQQATSMARAMVMHYGMSDKLGMVLYGESQEYVFLGRDMMRSKDYSEQTAQEIDAEVKRIIDEAYQKAKDTIDTHYDKLEMIANALLEYETLDGTQVEEIVRTGKFTPPQKPSDPGPLVGAPAGTPLPEAPPKQVPPTLPGLGTPAPAPAARTMS comes from the coding sequence ATGTCCGAGAATAACAAGATGAACGGCAGCGACAAAAACATGCGTAAGCCGGGCGGGAGTCGGATGCAGCCGAGCACGATTGCGGTGTGGATTGCGATCATTGGCGGCATGGCTTTGCTTTTCAGCATGAAGGGCAAATGGAGCGAGCCGAATCGCACCGAAATTTCCCAGTACGATTTTGTCCAAAAGGTTAATTCCAATCTGATCGCCAGCGCCAAGGTCAATTACGGCCAGCAATCGTCGCTGACGGAAATCACGGGGACTTACTACGAAACCGGCGCGGACGGCGAGAAATTGATGTCGGGCGGCAAACCGGTGGAAGTGGCGTTCCATACCAAGGTGGTGATGACGGAATCGTTTGCGGATCAGTTGCGCAACGTGAAGCAGATTGAGCCGCGCGAGAGCAGCGCCCTGCTGTTCAACATCGGCGTGAACGTCTTGTTCTTGGGCTTGTTCGTTTTCCTCATCTGGTTCTTCTTCATCCGCCCGATCCGCATGGCGGGCAAAGGCGCTTTGAGCTTCGGCAAGAGCAAGGCGCGGTTGCTGGCCAAGGAGCGCAATAAAACCACCTTCAAAGACGTAGCCGGCGTGGAGGAAGCCATTGATGAAGTTTCGGAGTTGGTCGAGTTCTTGAAGGACCCCAAGAAGTTTCAACGGCTCGGCGGACGCATTCCCAAGGGCGTGTTGATGATTGGACCTCCCGGCACGGGCAAAACCTTGCTCGCCAAGGCGATTGCGGGTGAAGCCGACGCGGCCTTCTTCAGCATCAGCGGTTCGGATTTTGTGGAAATGTTCGTCGGCGTGGGCGCCAGCCGCGTGCGCGACATGTTCGAGCAGGCGCGCAAAAACACACCGTGTCTGGTATTCATTGATGAAATTGACGCGGTCGGGCGGTCGCGCGGGCACGGACTCGGCGGCGGCAACGACGAGCGCGAGCAAACATTGAATGCTTTGCTCGTCGAGATGGACGGATTCGATACGCAGGAAGGCATCATTATCATTGCCGCAACGAACCGTCCGGATGTGCTCGATCCCGCGTTGCTGCGTCCGGGGCGGTTTGACCGCCAGGTCACCGTCAATCTACCGGACGTGCGCGGGCGGGAAGCGATCCTGAAGGTTCACGCCAAAAACGTGAAACTGTTGCCGGAAGTGGATTTGTCGGTCATCGCGCGCGGCACTCCGGGTTTCTCCGGCGCGGAACTGGCCAACTTGCTCAACGAAGCGGCGTTGCTGGCGGCGCGCACCAACAAGAAGGGCATCGGCATGGTGGAGTTGGAAGAGGCGCGCGACAAGGTGCGCTGGGGTCGCGAGCGGCGCAGCATGGCCATGACGGATGAAGAGAAGAAATTTACCGCGTGGCACGAGGCCGGTCACGCGTTGGTGAACGTCGTGCTCAAACACACCCACCCGTTGCATAAAGTGACGATCATTCCGCGCGGTCAGGCGCTGGGCGCGACGATGTATCTGCCCAAAGACGACGTACTCAGCCGCCGGCGCAAGGAGATGCTGGACACCATCGCGGTGACCATGGCGGGACGCATCGCCGAGTTGATTGTGTCGGATGACATTTCGACCGGCGCGGCGGGAGACATTCAGCAGGCCACTTCCATGGCGCGAGCAATGGTCATGCACTACGGCATGAGCGACAAGCTGGGCATGGTGCTTTACGGCGAGAGCCAGGAATATGTGTTCCTCGGTCGCGACATGATGCGTTCCAAGGATTACAGCGAGCAAACCGCGCAGGAGATTGACGCGGAAGTAAAACGCATCATTGATGAAGCTTACCAGAAGGCCAAGGACACAATTGACACGCATTACGACAAGTTGGAAATGATCGCCAATGCGTTGCTCGAATACGAAACGCTTGACGGAACGCAGGTCGAGGAAATTGTGCGCACGGGTAAATTCACGCCGCCGCAAAAGCCGAGTGATCCCGGTCCGCTGGTCGGCGCTCCCGCCGGCACTCCGTTGCCCGAGGCCCCGCCCAAACAGGTGCCGCCGACGCTGCCCGGTCTGGGCACGCCCGCGCCCGCACCCGCCGCGCGCACGATGAGTTAG
- a CDS encoding formylglycine-generating enzyme family protein, whose translation MNSPKIWLWLMLLALAVTSSAAQEMRFFRVAGPVAVTITGISAEGFVTWTNVPTNATFTVQTATDLAAGNWMDWVEVPVSSATTIHQIFDPNPLAGMVFIPAGSFTMGSNLDPISVEQPSHTVYVSAFYMDQYEVTKAKWDEVYQWATNHGYSFDYANSGQGKAANHPAHSMTWYDTVKWCNARSEKEGRTPAYYTSAAQTTVYRTGQVSVQNDWVKWDANGYRLPTEAEWEKAARGGVSGQRFPWGNTISHSQANYRSSWEGGAPYYPYDVNPTSGYHPAYNADDLPYTSPVGSFAPNGYGLYDMAGNMWEWCWDGYASGYYSNSPSSDPRGHASSSARVVRGGSWGVNAFGCRTAGRDGYYPTIRGFDGGLRCVRSAGQ comes from the coding sequence ATGAACTCTCCCAAAATTTGGCTGTGGCTGATGTTGTTGGCGCTGGCAGTAACATCGAGCGCGGCGCAGGAAATGCGCTTCTTCCGCGTGGCCGGGCCGGTGGCGGTGACGATTACCGGAATTTCCGCCGAGGGATTTGTCACTTGGACGAATGTTCCGACCAACGCGACGTTCACCGTGCAGACCGCGACCGATTTGGCGGCGGGCAATTGGATGGATTGGGTGGAAGTGCCCGTGAGCAGCGCAACTACGATTCACCAGATTTTCGATCCAAACCCGCTCGCAGGCATGGTGTTCATCCCCGCCGGGAGTTTCACGATGGGGTCCAATTTGGACCCTATCTCTGTAGAACAGCCTTCGCACACGGTTTATGTTTCGGCGTTTTACATGGACCAGTATGAGGTGACGAAGGCGAAGTGGGACGAGGTATATCAGTGGGCGACGAATCACGGTTATAGTTTTGACTATGCGAACAGCGGACAAGGGAAGGCGGCGAACCATCCGGCGCACAGCATGACGTGGTATGACACGGTGAAATGGTGCAATGCGCGGAGCGAGAAGGAGGGGCGGACACCCGCTTATTACACGAGCGCGGCGCAGACCACCGTGTATCGGACTGGGCAAGTCAGCGTGCAGAATGATTGGGTGAAGTGGGATGCGAATGGTTATCGTTTGCCAACAGAGGCAGAGTGGGAGAAGGCGGCGCGGGGCGGAGTCAGCGGACAGCGGTTTCCGTGGGGGAACACCATTTCGCACAGTCAGGCGAATTATCGCAGTTCTTGGGAGGGTGGAGCGCCTTATTATCCTTACGACGTGAATCCGACGAGTGGTTATCATCCCGCTTACAACGCGGATGATCTTCCTTACACGAGTCCGGTTGGCTCTTTTGCGCCGAATGGATATGGCCTTTACGACATGGCGGGGAACATGTGGGAGTGGTGTTGGGATGGGTATGCGAGTGGCTATTACAGCAATTCACCGAGTAGCGACCCGCGTGGTCACGCGTCAAGCTCGGCCCGCGTGGTTCGGGGTGGCAGTTGGGGCGTCAACGCCTTCGGCTGCCGGACGGCGGGCCGCGACGGCTACTATCCGACCATCAGGGGCTTCGACGGCGGGCTCCGCTGTGTTCGATCCGCAGGTCAGTAG
- the rpe gene encoding ribulose-phosphate 3-epimerase, whose amino-acid sequence MSRVIIAPSLLAADFGHFAKETIRVGKTDAEWLHLDIMDGHFVPNLSFGPQVVKAVRPLTRQFFDVHLMCSKPEILLEPFVKAGADQLIIHVELGEAVLPLIWKIRALGRRVGLAINPPTEIRRLEPYLDKIDHLLVMTVNPGFGGQEFIYEALPKVQQASTWRREKNLSFSIGVDGGVNFETVGECARAGANVFVSGSALFATPSLKRAVTKMRRLVQSNDPGLADLKF is encoded by the coding sequence CTGTCGCGCGTGATAATTGCGCCGTCGCTGCTGGCTGCTGATTTCGGTCACTTCGCCAAGGAAACCATCCGGGTGGGAAAAACCGATGCGGAATGGTTGCACCTGGACATCATGGACGGGCATTTCGTCCCGAACCTTTCCTTCGGTCCGCAGGTGGTCAAAGCGGTCCGTCCGTTGACCCGGCAGTTTTTTGACGTGCATCTGATGTGCTCGAAGCCGGAAATTTTGCTCGAACCATTTGTCAAAGCGGGGGCGGATCAACTCATCATTCACGTCGAGCTGGGGGAAGCCGTCCTGCCGCTGATCTGGAAAATCCGCGCTTTGGGACGGCGCGTCGGATTGGCGATCAATCCGCCGACGGAAATCCGTCGTCTGGAACCGTACCTGGATAAAATTGATCATCTGCTGGTGATGACGGTGAATCCCGGTTTTGGCGGCCAGGAATTTATTTACGAAGCCCTGCCCAAGGTGCAGCAGGCCAGCACGTGGCGGCGGGAAAAGAACTTGTCGTTCTCCATCGGAGTGGATGGCGGCGTGAATTTCGAGACGGTGGGGGAATGTGCGCGCGCCGGAGCGAACGTCTTCGTCAGCGGCAGCGCGTTATTCGCCACCCCGAGTCTGAAACGGGCCGTCACCAAGATGCGACGGCTGGTCCAGAGCAATGACCCCGGCCTCGCGGACTTGAAATTTTGA
- a CDS encoding phosphoglucomutase/phosphomannomutase family protein encodes MSIKFGTDGWRAVIAEEFTFHNVARVAQATADYWNVNPVPGTEKKVVIGYDRRFLSNEFARGAAEVFAGNGFTVVLTPTSTPTPSVSFAVQALRAIGGVMLTASHNPPIFNGFKLKSHYGGSSNPQTCRDVESWLDKNPVRTMELARAVEAQRILLKDVRPAHFTALKKLVDFKLIAKSKLRFAHDALFGVGAGCFEQLLADTTCKVTTLNGAHDPLFGGINPEPIEANYGRTQAFLKKHPHDLCLVTDGDADRIGGMDGRGRYLTTHILICLLLAHLYNNRHGKGRVVKALTTTSMVDKMCAAYGLPLTETGVGFKYICAEMLQGGVLLGAEESGGIGFPGHIPERDGIAAGLMLLEMLAVEQTSVNRLIARLEKQFGPHRYGRIDTHFPLEKREALMEFLKNQAPDTLLRSPVVQVKSFDGVKYIAQDDSWLMLRGSGTEPILRIYAEARSEATVTELLRLGETLTKHV; translated from the coding sequence ATGAGCATCAAATTCGGAACGGATGGTTGGCGCGCGGTTATCGCCGAGGAATTTACGTTTCACAACGTGGCGCGAGTGGCGCAGGCCACGGCGGATTACTGGAATGTGAATCCCGTGCCCGGCACGGAAAAGAAGGTGGTGATCGGCTACGACCGGCGTTTTCTCTCGAACGAGTTTGCGCGTGGCGCCGCCGAGGTATTTGCCGGGAATGGTTTCACCGTTGTCCTGACGCCGACCTCGACGCCCACGCCCTCGGTTTCGTTCGCCGTCCAGGCGTTGCGCGCGATCGGCGGAGTGATGCTGACCGCCAGCCATAACCCGCCTATTTTTAACGGCTTCAAACTGAAATCCCACTACGGCGGCTCCAGCAATCCCCAGACTTGTCGCGACGTGGAGAGCTGGCTGGATAAAAACCCAGTGCGCACGATGGAATTAGCCCGGGCGGTTGAGGCCCAACGCATCCTTCTGAAAGACGTGCGCCCGGCGCACTTTACGGCGTTGAAAAAGCTGGTGGATTTCAAACTCATCGCAAAATCGAAACTGCGCTTTGCGCACGACGCGTTGTTTGGCGTGGGCGCGGGTTGCTTCGAACAGTTGCTTGCGGACACCACCTGTAAAGTGACGACGCTCAACGGCGCGCACGATCCGTTGTTTGGCGGCATCAATCCCGAACCCATCGAAGCCAATTACGGTCGCACACAGGCGTTTCTGAAAAAACATCCGCACGATCTTTGCCTGGTCACGGATGGCGATGCGGACCGTATCGGCGGCATGGATGGACGCGGCCGTTACCTGACCACGCATATCTTGATCTGCCTGCTGTTGGCGCATCTTTACAACAATCGCCACGGTAAAGGGCGCGTGGTCAAAGCGCTGACGACGACTTCAATGGTGGACAAAATGTGCGCCGCCTACGGGTTGCCGCTGACCGAGACCGGCGTTGGCTTCAAATACATCTGCGCTGAAATGTTGCAGGGCGGCGTGCTGCTCGGCGCCGAGGAAAGCGGCGGCATCGGATTTCCGGGACATATTCCCGAGCGCGACGGGATTGCGGCTGGTTTGATGTTGCTGGAAATGTTGGCGGTGGAGCAGACGTCCGTGAACCGCCTGATTGCGCGGTTGGAAAAGCAATTTGGTCCGCATCGTTATGGGCGGATTGACACGCACTTTCCCCTGGAGAAACGGGAGGCGTTGATGGAGTTCCTCAAAAATCAGGCGCCCGACACGTTGCTGCGCTCGCCCGTGGTTCAGGTCAAATCGTTCGATGGCGTGAAATATATTGCCCAGGACGATTCCTGGCTGATGCTGCGCGGTTCAGGGACGGAACCCATCCTGCGCATTTATGCGGAAGCGCGTTCGGAAGCGACCGTGACGGAGCTGTTGCGGCTGGGCGAGACATTGACAAAGCACGTTTAA
- a CDS encoding family 20 glycosylhydrolase has product MKLNLLPFPRSLKRAAGTFLLPKRQPLSVIQFIRGVKAPNHPEGYTLTINRNGVRIEYREIGGLRAAGATLRQLLREYGRRLPCLKIRDWPDFVRRGVMLDVSRGRVPKLETLLDLVERLADFKINEFQLYTEHTFAYRKYKTVWQDWGALTAEEIRTLDARCRELGIDLVPNQNSFGHLRYFLEHPKVKKLAEVAAPYEGSTGDFLRFPTTLAPNHPGTLKFIRELYDELLPNFTSKFFNVGCDETWDLGRGRSKKLCERRGKGRVYVDFLKQIQREVAQRGRTMMFWGDIILNHPELIKSLPKHVIALNWGYEATHPFEKEAATFAKSKVPFYVCPGTATWMTMIGRHDTASVNLRLAAAAGRKHGARGYLNTDWGDGGHPQPLAVSWPLYVIGAAHAWCGKTFQEELLVPVLSREVYEDATQRVARAALALGVAHQKFDYREANVTPFGAVIAAPPPATRELFCRSGLKYYARIKPQRIQAAAAEVERQRAVLRRGKPASPTARILQAELDLAARMALESCRIMRWQQALAAGRSSTAQALAQSGIKALRQLERDFKRYWPLRNQATIAKCAPFLAWRREDYRCGKLHFPPEVARPVQVKTYAAE; this is encoded by the coding sequence ATGAAGTTGAATCTGCTCCCCTTTCCCCGCTCGCTGAAACGCGCCGCTGGAACTTTTCTTTTGCCCAAGCGGCAACCGCTTTCTGTCATCCAATTCATCCGCGGCGTCAAGGCGCCGAACCATCCCGAGGGTTATACGCTGACAATCAATCGCAACGGCGTGCGGATCGAATATCGCGAAATTGGCGGACTACGCGCGGCGGGGGCGACGCTGCGGCAACTGCTCCGCGAATACGGTCGTCGCCTGCCTTGTCTCAAAATCCGCGACTGGCCGGATTTCGTGCGACGCGGCGTGATGCTCGACGTTTCGCGCGGACGCGTGCCGAAGTTGGAGACGTTGCTGGACCTCGTGGAGCGGCTGGCCGATTTCAAGATCAACGAGTTTCAACTCTACACAGAACACACCTTCGCTTACCGCAAATACAAAACGGTCTGGCAGGATTGGGGCGCGTTGACGGCGGAAGAGATTCGCACGCTGGATGCCCGCTGCCGCGAATTGGGTATTGATCTTGTGCCGAACCAAAATTCCTTCGGCCATCTGCGCTATTTTCTTGAACATCCCAAGGTCAAAAAACTCGCCGAGGTGGCCGCGCCTTACGAAGGTTCGACCGGCGATTTCCTGCGCTTCCCCACCACGCTCGCGCCGAATCATCCGGGCACGCTCAAATTCATCCGCGAACTTTACGACGAGTTGCTGCCGAACTTTACCAGCAAGTTCTTCAACGTCGGTTGCGACGAGACGTGGGACTTGGGTCGCGGCCGGAGCAAAAAATTATGCGAGCGCCGCGGCAAAGGTCGGGTGTATGTGGATTTCCTGAAACAGATTCAGCGCGAAGTTGCGCAGCGCGGGCGCACCATGATGTTCTGGGGCGACATCATTTTGAATCATCCCGAACTCATCAAAAGCCTTCCGAAACACGTCATCGCGCTCAATTGGGGTTACGAAGCCACGCATCCGTTTGAAAAAGAAGCGGCGACGTTCGCGAAGTCCAAAGTTCCCTTCTACGTTTGTCCGGGCACGGCCACCTGGATGACGATGATTGGCCGGCACGACACGGCGTCGGTTAATCTGCGCCTTGCCGCCGCTGCCGGACGCAAGCATGGCGCGCGCGGCTATCTCAACACCGATTGGGGCGATGGCGGTCACCCGCAACCGCTGGCCGTGAGCTGGCCGCTTTATGTGATTGGCGCGGCCCACGCCTGGTGCGGCAAAACTTTCCAGGAAGAATTGCTGGTGCCGGTGTTGAGTCGCGAAGTGTATGAGGACGCCACTCAACGCGTCGCCCGAGCGGCATTGGCGCTGGGGGTGGCGCACCAAAAGTTTGACTACCGGGAAGCCAACGTGACCCCGTTCGGAGCGGTCATCGCCGCGCCACCGCCCGCAACGCGCGAGCTGTTTTGTCGCAGCGGATTGAAATACTACGCGCGGATCAAACCGCAGCGGATTCAAGCCGCCGCCGCCGAGGTGGAACGCCAACGCGCGGTTTTGCGCCGGGGCAAGCCCGCCTCGCCAACGGCGCGAATTCTGCAAGCGGAACTGGATCTGGCGGCGCGCATGGCGTTGGAATCGTGTCGGATCATGCGTTGGCAACAGGCTTTGGCGGCGGGCCGATCATCAACGGCCCAGGCGCTGGCGCAAAGCGGTATCAAGGCGTTGCGCCAACTGGAGCGTGACTTCAAGCGTTACTGGCCGTTGCGCAACCAAGCCACCATCGCCAAATGCGCGCCGTTCCTGGCGTGGCGACGGGAGGATTACCGGTGCGGCAAATTACACTTTCCACCCGAGGTGGCGCGGCCGGTTCAGGTTAAAACCTACGCGGCCGAGTGA
- a CDS encoding winged helix-turn-helix domain-containing protein: MRPRTEISAAEVGAIRRAMLAAATPSTFQRLQCLWLRARPNLSTETIAQTVGLSVSHVRRVWSDYLRHGLAGAKGRPKGGRRHQNLTVAQERDVLAPLQQAARAGKLVTAEGIKTRYETTVGHAVPGSTVYRLLARHQWRRVTPRPKHPKDNPRARAAFKKTSGQSHRCGGWTPGSALAPDV; this comes from the coding sequence ATGCGTCCGCGCACCGAAATATCCGCCGCCGAAGTTGGCGCGATCCGTCGCGCCATGTTGGCCGCCGCCACCCCCTCCACTTTTCAACGGCTGCAATGCCTCTGGCTGCGCGCCCGGCCAAATCTCTCCACCGAGACGATTGCCCAGACCGTGGGCCTGAGCGTCAGTCATGTCCGGCGGGTCTGGTCGGATTATTTGCGCCACGGGCTGGCGGGGGCCAAAGGCCGGCCCAAAGGCGGACGCCGCCATCAAAACCTGACCGTGGCGCAGGAGCGGGACGTGCTGGCGCCGTTGCAACAAGCAGCCCGGGCCGGGAAACTCGTGACGGCGGAGGGGATCAAAACCCGTTACGAAACGACCGTCGGCCACGCCGTCCCCGGCTCGACGGTTTATCGCCTGCTGGCCCGCCATCAGTGGCGGCGGGTGACGCCCCGCCCCAAACATCCCAAAGACAACCCGCGCGCCCGGGCGGCTTTTAAAAAAACTTCAGGCCAAAGTCACCGCTGTGGCGGCTGGACACCCGGAAGCGCCCTTGCGCCTGATGTTTGA
- a CDS encoding IS630 family transposase: MAAGHPEAPLRLMFEDEARFGRMSSPIGCWAPPGCRPEVPTHRVREYPHVFGSVCPQDGELISLIPPRADTAAMSLYLAEVSRRHPREHLLMFLDRAGWHRAKSLVVPENITLDWLPAYSPQCNPQELVWREVRRQPFGNHTYDSMAAVESALVQRLRQLESAPTRLQSLTAFPWIINVKLNAK; the protein is encoded by the coding sequence GTGGCGGCTGGACACCCGGAAGCGCCCTTGCGCCTGATGTTTGAAGACGAAGCCCGGTTCGGGCGCATGAGCAGCCCCATCGGCTGCTGGGCGCCGCCGGGTTGCCGCCCGGAAGTGCCGACGCATCGGGTGCGCGAATACCCCCATGTGTTTGGCAGCGTCTGTCCGCAGGACGGCGAACTCATCAGCCTGATTCCGCCCCGCGCCGACACCGCCGCCATGTCACTCTATCTGGCCGAGGTTTCCCGGCGGCATCCCCGGGAACACCTCCTGATGTTTCTGGATCGGGCGGGCTGGCATCGGGCCAAAAGCCTGGTCGTGCCCGAAAACATCACCTTGGACTGGCTGCCCGCTTACAGTCCCCAATGCAACCCGCAGGAACTGGTCTGGCGGGAAGTGCGCCGCCAGCCCTTCGGCAATCACACCTATGATTCCATGGCCGCGGTGGAGTCGGCCCTGGTCCAACGCCTGCGCCAACTCGAATCCGCCCCAACCCGCCTCCAATCCCTCACCGCCTTCCCTTGGATTATTAATGTTAAATTGAATGCAAAATAG
- a CDS encoding aminopeptidase, protein MSDPRYSKLAKLLINYSCRVKKGERVLIDVTDVPDAMSIALLRAVRAAGGTPLIDVRHSRVTREILRGTDQAHAVLTRDVDLARMKKMHCYIAIRGADNSSENADVPNERMSLYSRIIRPVQNQRVDKTRWVVLRWPTPSMAQSAGMSTEAFEDFYFDVCTMDYRRMAQAMVPLLKRMQTADRVHLKSPGTDLTFSIKGIGAKMCEGILNIPDGEVFSCPVKNSVNGVIQYNTPTLYAGTKFENVRLEFKDGKIIKATSNNTKRLNEILDTDPGARYVGEFSLGFNPYILNPMCDILFDEKIAGSLHFTPGQAYGIADNGNRSAVHWDMVLIQRKEWGGGEVWFDGELIRKNGLFVTKDLKPLNPQNLKR, encoded by the coding sequence ATGAGTGATCCTCGCTATTCGAAACTGGCCAAACTGCTGATCAATTATTCCTGCCGCGTCAAAAAGGGCGAACGTGTGCTGATTGACGTGACCGACGTGCCCGATGCCATGAGTATCGCCTTGCTGCGGGCGGTGCGCGCGGCGGGTGGAACGCCCCTGATTGACGTGCGCCATTCCCGTGTGACCCGCGAAATCCTGCGCGGTACCGATCAGGCCCACGCGGTGTTGACTCGCGATGTGGATCTGGCGCGGATGAAAAAAATGCACTGCTACATCGCCATTCGCGGCGCGGATAACAGCAGCGAAAACGCCGACGTTCCCAATGAGCGCATGTCGCTGTACTCGCGGATCATTCGGCCCGTGCAGAATCAGCGAGTGGATAAAACCCGCTGGGTGGTTTTGCGCTGGCCGACGCCGAGCATGGCGCAGAGCGCCGGGATGAGCACCGAGGCGTTTGAGGATTTCTATTTTGACGTTTGCACGATGGACTATCGCCGGATGGCCCAGGCGATGGTCCCGCTGCTCAAGCGCATGCAAACCGCTGATCGCGTGCATCTCAAATCGCCCGGCACGGATCTGACCTTCAGCATCAAGGGCATTGGCGCGAAAATGTGCGAAGGCATTTTGAACATTCCGGACGGCGAAGTGTTTTCCTGCCCGGTCAAAAACTCGGTCAACGGCGTGATTCAATACAACACGCCAACGCTTTATGCCGGCACGAAGTTCGAGAACGTGCGATTGGAATTCAAGGACGGCAAAATCATCAAGGCAACCAGCAACAACACGAAACGTCTGAATGAGATTCTCGATACCGATCCCGGCGCGCGTTACGTCGGTGAATTTTCGCTCGGGTTCAATCCCTACATCCTGAATCCGATGTGTGACATTCTGTTCGATGAAAAAATTGCCGGTTCGTTGCACTTCACGCCCGGGCAGGCTTACGGGATCGCGGATAACGGCAATCGCAGCGCGGTGCATTGGGACATGGTGCTGATTCAGCGCAAGGAATGGGGTGGCGGCGAAGTGTGGTTCGATGGCGAACTCATCCGCAAGAACGGGTTGTTTGTCACCAAAGACCTCAAGCCGTTGAATCCGCAAAATCTGAAGCGCTGA